The region aacagccatgcagtcttttcagaagcacagTGTTCTAAAAcacaaatagaataaaaaaaaaaaaacaggtgagcTATTAGTAGGAAATGCAGATCATGCAACGAGTCCTTTGAAGATGTATGTGAAGGTAATTGGCAAGGTCAAGGAAATTCCATAGAGATATTAGATACTCTTCCACAAATAATGTTGTAACCAAATTTCATCACAACTGACATACCAACACAAGAATGCCTTCACTACAACCCTGTGGAGGTACATACCCAGTAATGGATTTGTAAGTCTGGCAAGCCTATACCTGAAAAGGTAACTGCCTTATTTTGACAGAGTCTGGAAGTGTACATATGTAACACACtttggtttttaataatttttttttaattaaaactacagATGTACTTACAAAAActgaacatgcaaaagaaaaaccgTGAGTCAAGAACAAAGTGCAAACATTCATAACGTgattattacttaaaaaaaaaaaaaaacaattttaaaatgtgtttataagtTAAACTTAAAgtgcaaaaaaacccacaacattaAATTAACAATAACATCAAACTATGGGTACACACTAATGAACTAAATACCATACCAGCAAAGTAtcaaagtgttaaatttaaaacatcaattaaaacaaatgatatattaaaataaaacaaagaatcagGAATCCCCTGAATGAAATCTTAACATAAAATAGTGGCCCAAGAAATGAGCCAGCAGCTGGCTTTAAGGATATACGGAACTACCCCACTGACAAGGCCTTGAGAATTTGGCTTGCCGCTGCCATCTTCACCTCCTCCTGAACTGTTACTAAGCAACCCGCCAGGATTTTTACAACTCCTTTAAAGGGTAATGGTAAACCTGGAACGAAAACTTTGACACTGAAATACTGGTAGCCGTCTGGTCCAGTATGAACCAACTGCATATCGTACCATGGACTGCCAAACCTGCAGTGAATACACAGCTGATTAAAAGAGGTAACCGCATCCAATCTCGCCTCTTTGGAGGGTTGGTTTATATTGAAGGTGTATTGCTGGTCATCATCCTGGGAGCTTGGTTTCTGATAAACTGGGCAATAAGAGGGCCCAGACAGCACAGGTGGAACAAAACCTTCAGATAACGGGACTTCCGCTTGCAGGTGCAGCAAGGAAAGGAAGGAACTTGTGTCTGGTTTCTTAACATTTTTTCTGGTGCCAGGTTCAGCACTTCTCTTCATAAAACCTGGATCGGTATCCATAGCCAGCTTCTTTTTGTTCTGGGTTTTTGGTTTTCCCATCTGATTGAACCATTGAACTGTTATGGACATGCCATACTTCTTAAATTCTAAAGAAggggaaaagaaacaaaacatcaatatAGGAATATGATGAGGATTCTCTAAATACTTAGAAAGTGCAAAGGATTTGGGGTACAAAGGGTCCCAGTATACAGTGAGATCCTCAAGTATTGACAGCCTCTACTAATTCCaatttcaccccccccccaccccccgtccCCAACATAATCAATGTTGATTTTGAATCAACTCTGGATTAAAAACATAACGGTTCCTGGTCTACAGACATCTGGATTGAGTTTGAGaggtgaaaaaaaatctatagttaTTACATATTACTTGACTATTGGTGGTATTCCTCCACACTGCCTATTGATACAGGCAACAGGAAGAGTGATAATGTTCACACAAGTGTGCTTCCTCAATATGAGCAACCAATACCTTAGCATCCATCAGGTAACCAGGCTACAGGCATGACATCACAGCACAAAAGCTTGATATAAATTTAAACATTAAACCAGGCCCATGGGTCTACTTGattttattatgaaaacaaaacatgaatacaaatatataactCATAAGAAGTGTTACCTTCCACTATGTCTTTCTTTGCCATTGAAGCAGCGTGATGTGACACATACTGCACAGCAG is a window of Polyodon spathula isolate WHYD16114869_AA chromosome 12, ASM1765450v1, whole genome shotgun sequence DNA encoding:
- the LOC121323773 gene encoding dead end protein 1-like, producing the protein MIEGEQTEEFIFAVLNQESLANLETWAQKTGICLVQINGQRKYGGPPPGWTGFPPSSGCEVFINQIPRDVYEDRLIPLFQRAGMLYEFRLMMNFSGQNRGFAYAKYTDPESAEAAIRMFNRYELQNGCYITVRKSTEKRVLLLDELPRAVEKDMILLLLRNVTEGVEDLEIKPSPKGSEKASAAVQYVSHHAASMAKKDIVEEFKKYGMSITVQWFNQMGKPKTQNKKKLAMDTDPGFMKRSAEPGTRKNVKKPDTSSFLSLLHLQAEVPLSEGFVPPVLSGPSYCPVYQKPSSQDDDQQYTFNINQPSKEARLDAVTSFNQLCIHCRFGSPWYDMQLVHTGPDGYQYFSVKVFVPGLPLPFKGVVKILAGCLVTVQEEVKMAAASQILKALSVG